The DNA sequence TTATTCCAGGTGGAGAAAGTACGGCTATTGGACGGTTATTAAGAGATTTTAACTTATTACAACCATTAAAGGAGCGAATACTAAATGGAATGCCTGTGTGGGGAACATGTGCGGGAATGATTTTATTGGCTAAATCTTTAGAAAATGACCCGACCGTTCATCTTGGAGTCATGGATATTACTGTTGAGCGAAACGCGTATGGAAGACAATTAGGAAGCTTTACAACAGAAGTTGAGATAGAAAAGATTTCTTCGAATAAAATCCCTTTAGTTTTTATTCGAGCGCCATATGTTACTCAGGTAAAATCTGATGTTGACATTTTATTAGAAGTCAATGATCATATTGTAGCTTGTCAACAAAAGCAAATGTTAGCAACTTCATTTCATCCAGAGTTAACAAAAGATACAAGTTTTCATCGCTATTTTATAAATATGATTAAGCA is a window from the Turicibacter bilis genome containing:
- the pdxT gene encoding pyridoxal 5'-phosphate synthase glutaminase subunit PdxT, whose product is MIKVGVLAIQGAVAEHLELLNQIPDVCAQEVKYLDELNEIDGLIIPGGESTAIGRLLRDFNLLQPLKERILNGMPVWGTCAGMILLAKSLENDPTVHLGVMDITVERNAYGRQLGSFTTEVEIEKISSNKIPLVFIRAPYVTQVKSDVDILLEVNDHIVACQQKQMLATSFHPELTKDTSFHRYFINMIKQKA